From Drosophila suzukii chromosome 2R, CBGP_Dsuzu_IsoJpt1.0, whole genome shotgun sequence, a single genomic window includes:
- the Trpm gene encoding transient receptor potential cation channel trpm isoform X17, producing MLKQKRLAKQKPKAKPHQPRSWIETNFQKRECIKFIPCPKDDTKCCCGQAQITHQTIPGIESGSPGDPWLPTKHTRPQPTDAYGTIEFQGGAHPTKAQYVRLSFDTRPELLVQLFTKEWNLELPKLLITVQGGKANFDLQAKLKKEIRKGLLKAAKTTGAWIFTGGTNTGVTKQVGDALLLEGQQRTGRVVSIGIAPWGIVERNHELLGHNREVPCHSISSPRSKLAVLNNRHAYFLLVDNGTQAKYGAELILRRKLEKFISNLKLHPFTHSSTPVVCLVIEGGTNTIRAVLEYVTDSPPVPVVVCDGSGRAADLLAFVHKYASDGEEQPVLESMRDYLIGTIQKTFEVGLDQSEKLYQELLQCTRNKNLITVFRIQEKPEGEAQELDQTILTALFKSQHLSPPEQLSLALTWNRVDIARSEIFVYGQEWPNGALDEAMMQALEHDRIDFVKLLLENGVSMKKFLTIPRLEELYNTKHGPANTLGYILRDVRPHIPKGYIYTLHDIGLVINKLMGGAYRSYYTRRKFRPIYAKVMNSYANACRKSSTYQYQRYAGANSLSLVTGLLPFTSEMALFEFPFNELLIWAVLTKRQQMALLMWTHGEEALAKSLVSCKLYKAMAHEAAEDDLDTEIYEELRSYAKEFESKGNKLLDFSYRQDAEKAQRLLTCELHSWSNQSCLSLAVAANHRALLAHPCSQVILADLWMGGLRTRKNTNFKVILGLAMPFYIRQLDFKSKEELQQMPQTEEEHLENQNLDNDDSDRSQPDAESALLKAKRSISLRYRMGAGANNREKALLADTYSVRDTKVHENGKVSLTDSDPAQFREFFNLSEYNEVKQHQPLRLKKKFYEFYTAPITKFWADSIAYMFFLIMFSFTVLVKMEQMPRWQEWYSIAYITTLGFEKIREIISSEPVAITHKFSVWAWNMWNPCDGAAIILFVIGLAFRFRETTMDIGRVIYCVDSIYWYLRILNILGVNKYLGPLVTMMGKMVKNMIYFVVLLAVVLMSFGVSRQAILYPNKQPTWSLIKEVTFQPYFMLYGEVFAGDIDPPCGEDPSQPGCVTGHWVTPITMSMYLLIANILLINLLIAVFNNIFNEVNSVSHQVWMFQRFTVVMEYQQKPVLPPPFIALCHFYSLLKYCVRKAKGLEVQRDNGLKLFLEKDDLERLYDFEEECVEGFFHEQEIILNQSTDERVKNTTERVETMSQKIEDINQKENIQTATVQNIEFRLRKMEESSEQILSHLAVIHRFMSTHIAGTDDLRGSTINIPGEMQRVRTISISDTEAGGGPGGNGGGGGGGGGAIVPLGLGAGLNLNSLQVTTRRRFNRSLTEVRPDAYIFDEGTHFEVVPLPEEPDEVVKSREALNEQVVRKASMQSEADSDIYLPLSQRPSTCETVKRTPYVTVRQDTGASTESKDTLTPMGNNDDDQTLVGGDNSDDAAPDISFEAARHRALRQRTVSLCRRNSETYSLTGADINRSHISLNQLASLSRRQMSLTQSEPDSDKDAPAAQGSGHPGKSVLHAKPSRNILLKLHSEYTSITDELESVCHMIASPTVSLPSNKASLDRPKTEMSRAEAAALLEKKHLKECEENDYMILEGLIESRGSIDASAQGFEIGVSIDYSHRYPLRRETAVELSPSKPSVDGDLMGGGGGGGAGGGDSSDTSGAGSCGAMVVVSSGFQLKNERPWQRNSSMEQQAYPSPLVPTRATSDFLNAPYEGSGRLFKKSSESLQKNSSTETDYSAHPYRFIKQSSNETNTSLTGSYNVDTPSLTAEPSLDAGDSHSATGISISVGAVVGAATARYQPIRTASVGAADGRRLREESSSSLDLSASGPVTMQAAPAPPARPMQLKKQFSVDQGKPSQPAEAVPQTPEAAGQAGQAKLISTLKPQPFASKLGMNVLKESSSSTEESGGSSAKSSNPALSIPQISTHLVQDEIAKLSSNIKSSTESEKDPPFNETMC from the exons CACCAGCCGCGTAGTTGGATCGAGACAAATTTCCAGAAGCGCGAATGCATCAAATTCATACCATGCCCAAAGGACGATACAAA ATGCTGCTGTGGCCAGGCCCAGATCACACATCAGACTATTCCGGGCATCGAGAGTGGGTCGCCCGGAGACCCCTGGCTGCCCACGAAGCACACCCGCCCGCAGCCCACGGACGCCTATGGAACCATCGAGTTCCAGGGCGGGGCCCATCCCACAAAGGCCCAG TACGTTCGCCTGTCGTTCGACACGCGGCCCGAGTTGCTGGTGCAGCTATTCACCAAGGAATGGAATCTGGAATTGCCAAAACTTTTGATCACCGTGCAGGGCGGCAAGGCCAACTTTGATTTGCAGGCCAAGCTGAAAAAG GAGATACGCAAAGGACTGCTGAAGGCGGCCAAGACCACGGGAGCCTGGATATTCACCGGCGGCACAAACACCG GCGTGACCAAGCAAGTGGGCGACGCCCTGCTCCTGGAGGGTCAGCAGCGGACAGGACGAGTGGTCAGCATCGGCATCGCCCCCTGGGGCATCGTGGAGCGCAATCACGAGCTGCTGGGCCACAACCGCGAGGTGCCCTGCCACAGCATTAGTTCGCCCAG ATCCAAGTTGGCCGTGCTGAACAATCGCCATGCCTACTTTCTCCTGGTGGACAATGGAACCCAGGCCAAATACGGCGCCGAATTGATACTGAGGCGCAAGCTGGAGAAGTTCATATCCAACCTGAAGCTACACCCAT TCACACATTCCAGTACGCCCGTCGTCTGCCTGGTGATCGAGGGCGGCACCAACACGATACGTGCGGTGCTCGAGTACGTGACGGATTCGCCGCCGGTTCCGGTTGTCGTATGTGACGGATCCGGGCGTGCCGCCGACCTTCTGGCCTTCGTCCACAA ATATGCCTCGGATGGCGAGGAGCAGCCGGTTCTCGAGTCCATGCGAGACTATCTCATCGGGACCATACAGAAGACCTTCGAAGTGGGCCTGGACCAATCCGAGAAACTCTATCAGGAGCTGCTGCAGTGCACAAGGAACAAGAATCTG ATTACCGTCTTTCGCATACAGGAAAAGCCCGAGGGCGAGGCGCAGGAACTGGATCAGACCATCTTAACGGCCCTCTTCAAGTCGCAGCATCTCAGTCCGCCGGAGCAATTGAGTCTTGCCTTAACGTGGAATCGGGTGGACATAGCGCGCAGCGAGATATTCGTCTACGGGCAGGAATGGCCCAATG GCGCTTTGGACGAGGCCATGATGCAGGCCCTGGAGCACGATAGAATCGATTTTGTCAAATTGCTCTTGGAGAATGGCGTTTCGATGAAGAAGTTTTTAACAATACCGCGCCTCGAGGAGCTCTACAATACCAAACACGGTCCGGCCAACACGCTGGG ATACATCCTGCGCGATGTCCGACCGCACATACCCAAGGGCTACATTTACACGCTCCACGACATCGGCCTGGTGATCAATAAACTAATGGGCGGCGCATATCG ATCCTATTACACGCGCCGTAAGTTCCGGCCCATCTACGCCAAGGTTATGAACAGCTATGCAAACGCCTGCCGCAAGTCCTCCACCTACCAGTACCAGCGGTATGCCGGGGCCAATTCGCTGAGCCTGGTCACCGGCCTGCTGCCCTTCACCTCGGAAATGGCCCTCTTCGAGTTCCCCTTCAACGAGCTGCTG ATTTGGGCCGTGCTGACCAAGCGCCAGCAGATGGCGCTGTTGATGTGGACCCACGGAGAGGAGGCGCTGGCCAAGTCACTCGTGTCCTGCAAACTGTACAAGGCCATGGCCCACGAGGCGGCCGAGGACGACCTGGACACAGAAATTTATGAGGAGCTGCGCTCCTACGCCAAAGAGTTCGAGAGCAAGG GCAACAAGTTGCTGGACTTTAGTTACCGACAGGATGCGGAAAAGGCGCAGAGGCTGCTCACCTGTGAGCTGCACTCCTGGTCAAACCAGAGTTGCCTTTCGCTGGCCGTGGCGGCCAACCATCGTGCCCTGCTAGCCCATCCCTGCAGCCAGGTGATCCTGGCGGATCTCTGGATGGGTGGTCTTCGTACCCGCAAGAATACCAACTTTAAG GTCATCTTGGGCCTAGCGATGCCATTCTACATCAGGCAGCTGGACTTCAAGTCCAAGGAGGAGCTGCAGCAGATGCCGCAGACCGAGGAGGAGCATCTGGAGAACCAGAATCTGGACAATGACGACTCGGATCGTTCGCAGCCGGATGCCGAG AGCGCCCTTTTAAAAGCCAAAAGATCCATTTCCTTGAGATATAGGATGGGCGCGGGTGCTAATAATCGCGAAAAG GCTCTATTGGCGGATACTTACTCAGTGCGCGATACAAAAGTACACGAAAATGGCAAA GTCTCGCTCACCGACTCGGATCCCGCCCAGTTCAGGGAGTTCTTCAATCTCTCCGAGTACAATGAGGTGAAGCAGCACCAGCCGCTGCGCCTGAAGAAGAAGTTCTACGAGTTCTACACGGCACCCATAACCAAGTTCTGGGCCGATTCG ATTGCCTACATGTTCTTCCTCATAATGTTCTCCTTCACCGTGCTGGTGAAGATGGAGCAGATGCCGCGGTGGCAGGAATGGTACTCGATAGCATATATCACAACGCTGGGCTTCGAAAAGATACGCGAAATAATATCCTCCGAGCCGGTGGCCATTAC GCATAAATTCTCGGTGTGGGCGTGGAATATGTGGAATCCATGTGACGGCGCCGCCATAATACTCTTCGTCATCGGTCTGGCATTTCGGTTCCGGGAGACCACCATGGACATTGGACGGGTCATCTATTGTGTGGACAGCATCTACTGGTACCTGCGCATCCTGAACATCCTGGGCGTGAATAAATACCTGG GTCCCCTGGTCACCATGATGGGTAAAATGGTGAAGAACATGATATACTTCGTGGTCCTGCTGGCCGTCGTCCTGATGAGTTTCGGCGTCAGCAGACAGGCGATTCTGTACCCCAACAAGCAGCCCACCTGGAGTCTTATCAAGGAG GTCACCTTCCAGCCCTACTTCATGCTGTACGGCGAGGTGTTCGCCGGTGATATCGACCCTCCCTGCGGCGAGGATCCCAGTCAGCCGGGCTGCGTCACCG GGCACTGGGTAACGCCGATTACGATGTCCATGTATCTCTTGATTGCCAATATTCTGCTGATAAATCTGCTCATCGCCGTGTTCAACAACATCTTCAACGAGGTCAACTCGGTTTCGCATCAG GTTTGGATGTTCCAGCGGTTCACTGTGGTGATGGAGTACCAGCAGAAGCCCGTCCTGCCGCCGCCATTCATCGCGCTGTGCCACTTCTACTCGCTGCTCAAGTACTGTGTGCGAAAGGCGAAAG GATTGGAGGTGCAGCGGGACAACGGTCTCAAGCTGTTCCTGGAGAAGGACGACCTGGAGCGGCTGTACGACTTCGAGGAGGAGTGCGTCGAGGGTTTCTTCCACGAACAGGAAATCATCCTCAATCAGTCGACGGACGAGCGGGTGAAGAACACCACGGAGCGAGTGGAGACCATGTCTCAGAAAATCGAGGACATCAATCAGAAGGAAAACATACAGACGGCCACCGTTCAG AACATCGAGTTCCGGCTGCGAAAGATGGAGGAGTCCTCGGAGCAGATACTCTCCCACTTGGCCGTCATACATCGCTTCATGTCGACCCATATCGCAGGCACGGATGATTTGCGCGGCTCGACGATAAACATTCCGGGGGAGATGCAGCGCGTGCGTACCATCTCGATTTCGGACACGGAGGCCGGCGGCGGACCAGGCGGaaatggtggtggtggcggagGCGGCGGAGGAGCCATCGTACCACTTGGCCTGGGCGCCGGACTGAATTTAAATTCGCTGCAG GTGACCACCCGGCGCCGCTTCAATCGATCGCTGACCGAAGTCCGGCCGGATGCGTACATCTTCGACGAGGGCACGCACTTCGAGGTGGTGCCGCTGCCGGAGGAACCAGACGAGGTGGTCAAGTCACGGGAGGCCCTCAACGAGCAGGTGGTTCGCAAGGCGTCCATGCAATCGGAGGCGGACTCGGACATCTACCTGCCCCTCTCGCAGCGACCCTCCACCTGTGAGACGGTGAAACGGACCCCGTATGTGACCGTGCGCCAGGACACGGGTGCCAGCACGGAGAGCAAGGACACCCTCACGCCGATGGGCAACAACGATGACGACCAGACCCTCGTGGGAGGCGACAACTCCGATGATGCGGCGCCAGACATCAGCTTTGAGG CTGCCAGGCATCGGGCACTCCGCCAGCGCACGGTTTCCCTGTGCCGCCGCAACTCGGAGACCTACTCTTTGACCGGGGCGGACATAAACCGATCACACATCAGCCTCAACCAGCTGGCCTCCTTGTCCCGCCGACAGATGAGTCTCACGCAATCGGAGCCGGACAGCGACAAGGATGCACCCGCCGCCCAGGGATCCGGACACCCGG GTAAATCAGTATTGCATGCGAAACCCTCCAGAAATATCTTGCTGAAACTGCACAGCGAGTATACCTCGATCACGGACGAGCTGGAGAGCGTCTGCCACATGATAGCATCGCCCACGGTGTCCCTGCCGAGCAACAAAG CTTCACTGGACCGCCCCAAAACGGAAATGTCGCGGGCCGAGGCTGCGGCTTTGCTGGAGAAGAAGCATTTGAAGGAATGCGAGGAGAACGACTACATGATACTGGAGGGTCTGATTGAGTCGCGCGGCTCCATCGATGCCAGCGCCCAGGGATTTGAG ATCGGCGTATCCATAGACTACAGCCATCGCTATCCGCTGCGTCGCGAGACCGCCGTGGAGCTGTCACCTTCGAAGCCCTCGGTCGATGGCGACCTCATGGGCGGTGGCGGAGGTGGCGGCGCCGGCGGTGGCGACAGTAGCGACACCAGTGGGGCTGGTAGCTGCGGTGCCATGGTCGTCGTCTCGAGCGGCTTTCAGCTGAAGAACGAGCGCCCCTGGCAGCGCAACTCCTCGATGGAGCAGCAGGCGTATCCCTCGCCGCTGGTGCCCACCCGGGCCACGAGTGACTTCCTCAATGCCCCGTACGAGGGCAGCGGGCGGCTGTTCAAGAAGTCCAGCGAGAGCCTGCAAAAGAACTCCAGCACGGAGACGGACTACTCGGCCCACCCGTACCGCTTCATCAAGCAGAGTTCCAATGAGACGAACACCTCGCTGACGGGCTCCTACAACGTGGACACTCCCTCGCTGACGGCTGAGCCCTCGCTGGACGCCGGCGACTCGCACTCGGCGACGGGGATTAGCATCAGCGTTGGCGCTGTGGTCGGCGCTGCCACGGCGCGTTACCAGCCCATCCGTACCGCCTCGGTGGGAGCGGCCGATGGCCGGCGTTTGCGGGAGGAGAGCTCCAGTTCGCTGGACCTCAGCGCCTCGGGGCCAGTGACGATGCAGGCAGCGCCGGCACCGCCAGCGCGTCCGATGCAGCTGAAGAAACAGTTTAGCGTGGACCAGGGCAAGCCGTCTCAGCCGGCCGAGGCAGTGCCTCAGACACCGGAAGCCGCTGGCCAGGCTGGTCAGGCCAAACTGATTTCCACACTCAAGCCGCAGCCCTTTGCGAGCAAGCTGGGCATGAACGTGCTGAAGGAGAGCAGCTCCAGCACGGAGGAGTCCGGCGGGTCGTCCGCCAAGAGCAGCAACCCGGCGCTATCCATACCACAGATCAGCACCCATCTGGTGCAGGACGAGATCGCAAAGCTGTCGTCGAACATCAAGAGCAGCACCGAATCGGAAAAGGACCCGCCGTTCAACGAGACAATGTGTTAG